The genomic DNA TTGACATGCAATATCTTCCAGAAGTTGCAATTGGTAATTTTCCCTTTCACGACGATCTACAGAGAAGTTGAgcttctctcttccttcttgcacaACCCTTAACCTTTCTCTGAGCCACCCAACTTCTGAATCAATTTTCAACCTTTCAATATCCACTGCTGACAAGGAATGTCTCCGGTGATCAGGAAGTATAGATTTGTCCCCTAATGAGCCCCCCAAAGGTGGCAGGCCAGCAGTAATGTCTGAACTGCTTCTGTTAATGTCTGATGCAGTATCCATTGCACTAGTGCTTGGACAATCAATCGCAACATCTTTCTTTTGAATCTCAGAATCTTTTAACAGTTCATTTGACCTGTGGATATTTGAAATATCATTGATCGAAATGCATTTATTTTGGTTTCCTTTGTAGGATTCACCACCAATGACATGAACATCATGAACATGAGGCTCCATGTCAAGCATCATGATACTAGGATCTTTCCTCTCCTGACATGAATCTCCTCCATGCTCATCTAAATTTTCACCATCACATGGAATGTGTATATCAGTTATGTCACGAGTTTCAATAATCTTCATTGCCATTCCTTCTCTTTCTTGGAGATTATTATTTTGCTCTTGTTGTTTGCCTGATGAGGTCATAGTTTCCTCAGAAATATAGTGTTCTTGAGAACTACCTGAAATGTGTGAGAACTGTTTGTCTAGGTTGTCTAGCTTTGACAATTCAGCTTCTTCATTCCATCCTGAATACTGCAAGTTCTCTTCAACAAAAAGAGTGGAGCTTTGCTTCTCAACAGATGAGACCTCAGTTACTggatttttatcttttacaactTCCTTCTTGTCAATGGAGTTACTAAGCTGTTGGAGCATCAGAACCAGATCCTCACCCAGATCAGGCAAGGAAGTAAGTTCTCCTCTCTGTGTGTTCATTACACACTGAACATCTGGTAACTGCTGATTTTCATCATAAATCAATTGCCTATAAGCTTCAACTTCCATTTCCAGGACAtgtttctccctctctcttctcACAAGGATTTCTTTGAGAATATCCATTTCTTCGGCATCGTAGGCAGATTTTTCTTCTATCATCCTCTGGTATTGCCTAGCTTCCATTTCTATGGATGCCTTCTCCTCCTGTAGACGCAATATCATAGCCATAGCCTCATCTGCAGCAGTAGCAGCAGCACTTCTCTCCTTCTCAAGCTCAAGGTAAAGTGCAGCACGAGCAGCACGCTCTTCTTCTAGTGCTTCTTCCAAGATTGTAATTgcatttttttcattatcatcAAAGTCCCCATCCTTTTTTGCAGTATGTGCCTCTTCAAAAGATGACAAAATCCTCTCAGTCAGATTATTTTCATCAAAAGGCTCATCCAGCTCAAAAGCCTGTGAAGCTCTTTTCCTAGTACTCTTCATAAGGCAGTCCTCGTCATctaaaatcacataaaacaaaagcaATATAGTGTGGGCATGCATCTAATTCACAAAGAAAGAATTAATGCTTGCATTTTAATTATCTTCACCAAAGACATGATTAAATGCTTTCTTTTTAATTGTCTATAGAATCCTGAGCAAAGTctgaaaaataacaaagaccACGCCAACTCCTACCTAAGATCACATTGGGATGTGTCCAATCCTCATGCCCTGATGGGGGGAGAAGGGAAAATAAGTGGGGTTTAAACAGTCAATATAAAAGCTTAAGAGTGCTTGAGTGCAAGAGACGCCTAATATTTATACTTTTGACCTTTGCCATGCAATATATATGTACAGGTAGTAGCCTCattttttaaccaaaaatagtataaaatatgttatataaacAGAATATTCAGCCTGATTTATGCATTGGATGTGCATAGAACTTGTACTTTTATAGTACGCTCTCATGTTCAGTCTATACAAGAAACCACCCTTGTGTGGGGCACAGATGCAAAAACAAGCTTCTAGAATTGATTAGTCTATTAATCAATTAATGGAAGTTGGAACTTATGTGGATGTTACCTTGTGAGCCAATATTCAGGCAGATGAACTCATATAATCAGATAAAGACTAGATATATTATAGTTGTTTTTATGTTGATGTAGAAAATTCCAAGCTCAAGAAATAGGAAATAATGCCTATTAAGTATTACCCTCATTTAAACTCGATGAAAATATGCCAATAATGACAAAGATCTAAAACTTTTGtcgaaataaagaaaatggatgAAGCACAAATCAAGATCAATCAACACTCACATTTTAAATGGTTAGCATCAACTCCAGAATCAACAGGAACTGAGTTGCGTTCAATCTCCTCACATCCTTTTCGATTGATGTTAGAATGTGAACAAGCATCAACACATGAAGGATCATAGGACGAAGCAGAAGAAGCTTTCCCACTATCTATAACACATTTTCGGCGACGTCTAAACCCACTCCTTGGCCTCTGATTCATGATCCCCTTGCCTTTAAGATCAAACCTTCCCTCTTTGGCATGGAGCAATGAATGTATAACAAGACCCTTCCCTGATTCATTCCTCGTAACTAGATCCCCCCGAGACACATTTTCCGTCTTCCTAGAGGCTGATATTGAACTGCATGACGCATCACCTTCCAGTTCAACAAACCCATTGACATCATTTTCTTTATCCCCAATTAGCTTCAAATTTAAGTGATAATTTTGATCTTTAGGCCAAATTGAGCCAAAGGGAAACTTGCTCCTGACAGACAATTGAACAGAGGAGACTCTTTCTATTGGGTGATCAACTAATAGTCTATGCAAGCAGTAATTGCCGCCGGGATTGGCAAAGAGGCCATCACATGGACATGGTAAGTGGAGCCCAAACAAGCCCAAGAATTTAGAAGCAAAAACAGCAAGTGTTGATGCACAGAGTAAGAGATAGGCAATGGCAAGATCAAGAAAAGCACCAACCAAGCCACTAAATGTCCATGAATGCATTGCCTGGCATGCCATCTGTTCTGGAAAATCCCTTCTATCTCATTCAAATCCCCCTTGCCTGGTTCCGCAGAAGCTAGAGAAAGCggaggaaaaaacaaaaaagaaaagtatcAAAAGCCTAGTCAGTTTTGCAGAGTAAATAACTGCTGAAGCAACCCAGATTCAAGAAACAGAGCAAATGCAAATTTGCGAAGACGTGTTTCTTCTCCTCAACTTTCTTGGcacagaaaaggaaaacaatagaggaagaaagaagagggaTTCAAGAGAACGAAAAATAATCAGAAATAATAAGAATCCAAAAATTATAAAGAGATAGGGAGAGAGATTCAGTGGAAAGGTCTAACCTTTTATCCAATTGTATTTCTCGATTGCTGGAGTGATCTGGGTTCTGATTCCAAAACCCTAAAACATTCAACAGAGGGATCTGCGAATATCTCAACAGATACACATCATCAACCATAAATAAGtacaaaagaaaagcaagaagatACGAAGGAGGggtttgatgatgatgatggatgcTCACAGGACAGGTCCCAGCAGCACGTGGTGCATGGATGGAAGCGGCGTCGATACGACGTCGTTGAGCAACTTGAGCCCATGATCGTGGTCACGTGGGTGTTCTGGACTTCGTGGATTGCCACGTGCAAGCTTGTCCCCGCAATGGGCCGACACGCGCGCGTTTGGGGAACTCAACGGGAAGAATAAGAATCCTTCAGAATCTCTGAACAGATGAGGTGAAAAAACAAACCATTAACAACAAGAAgagcaattattaattattcatttaCAGTAAAACGGCTATTGGCTATTGCCCATTGCACGTCATAGAATTTCCCCTTACGGTCTAATTTtaggttttcttttatttttttttaatgatgatTAAATACAACAGATCAAGACATTATCTTTTTCATAAATGCTTCTATAATTGGGATTGGGCTTAGTGTTAGGTCAGCCCAACATTAGAAAAAGGAAGGTTGGTTATGTTCTCTCTGGGTTGCAGAGGCAGATATGATATTGATATCGAGTGGGCTTTCCGTTGCTCGTTTGGGAGCAGAAGAAGAAGCTCCAAAAGCTAGCCCATTTCAAAATGAAGATGCATGATTTGGCCACAAATTAATATGCAAAGAACAAGAAGTACAGGCATTCCATGAAAATACAAAAGGGAGAAAGCAAAGCTAAGCTCAGAGTTGGGAGTTGGGTCAATAAGATAAAAtcactttctttcttctctgcGATTGGAAGAAAGAAACTACCTTTCCATTTGCTCTTCATTCTGTAGTTCGCAACAACAACTTCCGGTGTGAATGAGATGAGGCCCAAGAGTTGGCTGTGGAGGAGGGAGGGTGagttgaaatttttatttttttcctctcaGACTCAGCTTTCTTGTTTGACTTTTCACCTGTTCATGTTGAGTGTTCGTGGGGTGGGCTCCTCTTTGCTTATAATAAGGGGGTCTAAGGTCGTGTGTAGCCGTCACGCAGTTAGGGTCAGTTTGGTTTGGACAATTTGGGTGGCTTGGTATTTTAAATTTCGTTAGGGTTATTGTTGCCGGGCAATTCAAGGGGTTGGTTGGGACCACGAAAACAGTGCCAGTAGCAGTAATAGAGGATTTGAATTGAATTGTGAGCAACAGAACTGCACTGCATGATCCAAAAGCGGTGTCAACTGTCAAGTATAGCATCACTGTCATCTGCTTGTCAGACCCCTCGCCCTTGCTCACATCTCACCAGTGATTCTGCTCGTCATCTGCGTGATGGTTGGCCAATTTGGAACACAAAATTCAAGCATGGTGCTGATTAAGCCTATATGTAGGGTTGAAGTTGAACTAATCAAAGCCCCCTACCAAATGACTACAAGCTTGCTGCTTCACTTCCTCCAACGTGgaatcaatattattattattattataataataattgtcaCATTACTGGTACCAACAATCAGTTGAGCTGAGTCTAACTAACTGCCCTTTTGCCAACCGTTTtgacaaacaaaacaaaaacattgaGCAATCAATCAAATCACCACCTCATCCCAAACAAAAATGTTCACTATTCTCATAAtaatccatccatccatccaacATTTTCAATGCTGTGCCACTGCATGCATCTGCAACTGCAAGTATATATCATGTGTTAGTTCATCTGATTGTTTGATTATTAGAGGTGTTAATGACGGGTAGTGGGTAGTGGGTACTCATTTGATCACTAAACCAgctaaattaaactaaactagtATTAATTTATTAGCGATAAGATATTATTTATCaccaattaataataatttttaaatatttaaagaataaaaatgagAGCCATTTCATTTCAAATATCAGTTTCCAGCATTTAATGTGAGCCGTCAGGTACTTTCTGTCAATTACTTACAGGGATGCCGGCAAAGCAAagggcagaagaagaagaagaaggagaagaagcgtGAAAGTGGGCCGGCAATTAGCAAGCTAATTAGCCAACTAACTCAACCTACCAACTGCCACGTGGCATTTAGTAGATAATtgctatttatattattattattattattattattattattattatgtggtaattaaaatacttttttttttttttaaattgcgaGTTGCAGTTGGAATAATACCTGTCCAAACgatccccccaccccccacagACCCCACTACGAACTGGGTCTTCCCTTGTGGTGCATTTGGTTTGAAATTAATCACTTCATACaattcttttactttttatctattattattattattattattatttaatttatttaattacggcgtgtttggtttgaattaataattagtCGTGGATTGATTGGCACAACAATCAcaattcttattcttcttctatgCGCCAccttttcttatttaataaaacATGTACAAAAAACAggttaacatatataaataatgccCAGTGGGgggcttatttttaatttaaagcttttgcctcttttttttttatttttttggggggtattttttaatttcaatattttaatttaaagaaaacgTGGCAACTGCACACGTGTCATTGACCCAGTTAGTTCCCACTGGAACTGGGTTTAGCGAGCGTAGCTTAGATGGCTGCGTTCTCTGAATAGGAAACTGAGTCCAAATTGAACAGGAAATGGAATAGTCTATTGGGAAATGAGACAGATATATATATCCAAGTGAAGAGAAGAGCCTCTAAAGTTTaagttgaattattattattattattattattatatgtcatattatatatatacatacatattgcCACGTCATGTGTGATGTACTTGTTTACTTTTATTGATTgaggggagggagggagggagggagggagataGACCCAATATATAAGACAAAACATGTAATTAATTTGTCTCAGTTTCAAATTTTTGTACGGcaatgaaaatttattattttatatatatatttatattattaatataaaacattaatattaCGTAATGTGAAACCCAGCCAAAAGGATCGTGGAAAGTGCGAGTATAGGCTGGCTGACGTCAAACCGGGTCGGCTCCGGTTCACGGAGGACCCATTTTCCTTCAATTCAAACAACCTGAACCAGCTAACCTAACCGCGTTTGAATATCCAAACCACACCGAAAACGATccaattcattattattattactattattattattaacacttatatatataaaaatatatacacacacatatacgtCTCGT from Diospyros lotus cultivar Yz01 chromosome 4, ASM1463336v1, whole genome shotgun sequence includes the following:
- the LOC127800037 gene encoding uncharacterized protein LOC127800037 — encoded protein: MACQAMHSWTFSGLVGAFLDLAIAYLLLCASTLAVFASKFLGLFGLHLPCPCDGLFANPGGNYCLHRLLVDHPIERVSSVQLSVRSKFPFGSIWPKDQNYHLNLKLIGDKENDVNGFVELEGDASCSSISASRKTENVSRGDLVTRNESGKGLVIHSLLHAKEGRFDLKGKGIMNQRPRSGFRRRRKCVIDSGKASSASSYDPSCVDACSHSNINRKGCEEIERNSVPVDSGVDANHLKYDEDCLMKSTRKRASQAFELDEPFDENNLTERILSSFEEAHTAKKDGDFDDNEKNAITILEEALEEERAARAALYLELEKERSAAATAADEAMAMILRLQEEKASIEMEARQYQRMIEEKSAYDAEEMDILKEILVRREREKHVLEMEVEAYRQLIYDENQQLPDVQCVMNTQRGELTSLPDLGEDLVLMLQQLSNSIDKKEVVKDKNPVTEVSSVEKQSSTLFVEENLQYSGWNEEAELSKLDNLDKQFSHISGSSQEHYISEETMTSSGKQQEQNNNLQEREGMAMKIIETRDITDIHIPCDGENLDEHGGDSCQERKDPSIMMLDMEPHVHDVHVIGGESYKGNQNKCISINDISNIHRSNELLKDSEIQKKDVAIDCPSTSAMDTASDINRSSSDITAGLPPLGGSLGDKSILPDHRRHSLSAVDIERLKIDSEVGWLRERLRVVQEGREKLNFSVDRRERENYQLQLLEDIACQLRDIWRLTEPGKAVRQASLPLPPSKDITKKRRRRGVSVGVHKSS